The [Clostridium] celerecrescens 18A genomic sequence CGGTCTGTATACCTGCTCTGACGACCAGCGCCCCGGTAAAGATCGGGAAGGTTGTCATGCCCAGTGCATATATAGCCTGGTACATTCCCATGGCCGTAGATTTGCTGCCGGCCGGAATGCCGCGCATTGCTTCCGAGGTTGCAAACGAGAACAAGATACCAGTGGACATCCCCGGTAATATTTGCAGCAGCAAAAGCACAGGTATGCTCCCTGCGGCCGGAACCAGGATACAATAGAAAGCCACAACAGCAAAAACCAGCGGAATCCAGAACCTTGGGCCTTTCCGGCTGCAGGTCCCGGAAGCTGCGAAAGCCGCAAACCCTACGGATGATATCATGTAGATCACAGAGGATATCCCCACAATTACGTCCGATGCGCCCAATTCTTTTAATATCTGGTTCGTAAACGACATGGCAGTCGTCAGCTGGATCCCCTGTTGAATCAGAGCCAGGAAAGAGAACAGCCATAAGTGCCTGAAATTGCAGACAGATAGCAGTTCTCTTTTCTTATGTATACAGGGTTTAACAGCCGTCTCTTTAATTCCAATTGAAAGAAGAAAAGCCATCAGGCCCGCGCACATGCTCAACATGCAGATTCCCGCCATGCCGATGCGATGATAGCTGATTGTACTGCACAGAAAGCCAAGAAGCATTCCAAAATTATTAAACAGTACGATCCGGCTGGTGGCAGCCTGCTGATCTCCTGCAGAAAAATGATAGGTATAGAACACCATATAGGAAATCCACATGGCAGAAGCCAGTCCGGAGAAGAAATTGGCAACCAGAAAACCTGTGCCATTGCACCAGAATACCCGGAAAACAGATGCGGTTCCAGAGGCTATCGCTCCTGCCATTATAAAATATTTATGTCTGCCAACAGAATCTGCGCAAAGGCCTATGGGAAACCTTAACACCAATTGGGAAATTCCATAAGCCCCCACCACCATTCCGGTAAATACGCTGCCGGTGATTGGAGGCAGTAATTCTTGCGATGGTCAAAAGACCCTTTAAAAGTCCGGAGGCTGCGATCGCCGGAACCATGGGAGTAAACATGGAGGAAACTACGGAGATAACACCTTCCAGTTGTCCAATTACTTCTTTCTTTGCCTTCTTTGTATCTCTTAATTCAAACCTTAATCTGGTAAAACAATGGGTGAGTCCCCTTATGTTATCAGAACCGCCGACATTTGTTATAATGTCTTTGGCTATTTGATTATAATTCATTTTCCAAACCCCTTTCAAGTGTTATCATATCTTATCACCCGGCCGAAATGACAAAATAAAAAAGACCCGACCAAGCGATACAAATCATAAGGCTAAAAATAATAAGCCTTATCACTCTTTGCTCAATCCGATCTTGCCTGCATTACCAGTAACACGTCTTCCTGTTTTGCTATTTAGTTGTACTCAACTGAATACAATATAACACTGTTTGCAAATTGATGCAACTAATTTTAAATTTTTCTGCATTTTTCCCAATTTTTCAACGCAAAAATCGTCTATTATTTACAAAAATAAAGCGTTTTTGCTAACAATCAATAAAATGAATGACCGGAGCAAAACATGTCCGTTTGCTCCGGTCATTCATTTTATATGTCTGCAGCTGCCTTCATGATAAGAGCTGCCACAGCAGCCCCGGGATCTTTTAAGGAGCGGGACGCTTCTCCTCTTGTTGCTGCCCTTCCATGAACGGCTATCATTGTCGTTGTATGTTCAAAACCATCCCATGCAGCTGTTGCAGCTTCCTCAAAGGCTTTCTCAAGGGATACTCCGGCTTCCACTCCGGCTTTTAGTATCTGTACTCCGGGATGAAATCCATCCAAAAAGGTTTTATCCCCTAATTTTGCCTTACCCAGATCAGCAACACCTGCTTCATAGGCTTCAAACATATCAGCAACATCTGCACCGGACAATTCTGTCGTTCCTTTTAGTGTCTTCCCGGCACGCATCAGTCCTGCTGCCATCAACGTTCCCATGGTTGAAGGGACCTTATTACCCATGGTCTTTCCTGCCTTGTATAATAACTTGCCCAGATCCGGCTCCGATCCATCCGAAACCGCGTCGTAGGCCGCCTGGAATCCATCCGTCATCGTAAGTCCCAGATCACTGTCTCCCACAACACTGTCCAGTTCAATTAAGTAGTTTCGGTTTTCCACCATAATCTTACTTATTCTGCCAAGCATGGCTATCAGTTCCTGCTGGTTCATATCAGCCTCCATTCTGCCGCTGATGCCGGCGGCATAAATAATCGTGACAAACGATATGCGCTTATACCATCTACTCCAATCGGATCTTTAGACAATTCCCTGCTTAAAGAATGGTGTATCAGCCGGAGCATCCAGATAGCCCTTCAGTTCCTCATCCATTTTCAAAAGGGAAATGGATAAGCCTGCCATCTCAATGGAGGTTACATATTCACCTACATAATAACGGTGCACCTTGATTCCCTTCTCTTCCAGAATCAGATTGACCTTTCTTGCCACAATATACTGCTCATCAAGAGGAGTAGCTCCCAGTCCGTTTACCAGAACCGCAACCTCATCTCCGGCGCAGTATGGAATATCTTCTAGGATTTTTTCCATCATTTCTGATGTGATTTCATCTGCTGTTTCCAGTTTCCCCCGGCGGATTCCAGACTCTCCATGGATTCCCATACCGATTTCCATCTCATCCTCTCCGATCTCAAATCCCGGATGACCGACTCTTGGTACTGTACAGGGGGTTAGTGCCACTCCCATGGTCCTTACATTGGCAGCCGCTTTCTCTGCAATCCGTTTTACCTCCTGTAAATCCTTACCGGCTGCCGCTGCTGCTCCGGCGCATTTGTATACAAAAAAGATGCCTGCTACTCCTCTTCTGGTGTTCTTTTCTCCTGAAGCCGCCTTGGGAGATGCCACATCTTCCCCTGCAACAACGCTTTCCACATGGATATCCTCTTCCATATCTGCCATCTCTGCGGCCATGTCAAAGTTAAAGATATCCCCATTATAATTACCGTAAATATAAAGAACACCGGCTCCGGAATCAATGCGTTTCGTTACATTAAGCATCTGCTCCGCGCTGGGAGACTGGAAAACATCTCCCACCGAACAGCCGTCTAACATCCCTTTTCCTACATAACCCAGAAACAGAGGAAGATGCCCCGAACCCCCTCCGGTCGCAATCCCTACTTTTCCCTCTACCTTATTGGAGGTAACCAGACAGCGCAAGTCACCTTCCGTATAAGTAACATAGTCCGGATGAGCAAGGTAGATTCCCTCCAGCATCTCATTCACATAGTTTTCCGGTACATTAATCAGTTTTTTCATTTATTCCTTCTCCTTCCCACAATTTATTGCAGTTCAACCATATGCGTTCCGATACACTTCTATGACCTGCTGGAGTGTCGGTCTAAATGGATTGTCCTCCATACAGGAATCCTTAAGCGCAATTTCTGCCAGAGCCTTAAAATCTTCAGGATTTACCTTAAGCTCTTTAAGATTTTGTGTAATCCCAACCTCTCTT encodes the following:
- a CDS encoding MFS transporter, which gives rise to MVVGAYGISQLVLRFPIGLCADSVGRHKYFIMAGAIASGTASVFRVFWCNGTGFLVANFFSGLASAMWISYMVFYTYHFSAGDQQAATSRIVLFNNFGMLLGFLCSTISYHRIGMAGICMLSMCAGLMAFLLSIGIKETAVKPCIHKKRELLSVCNFRHLWLFSFLALIQQGIQLTTAMSFTNQILKELGASDVIVGISSVIYMISSVGFAAFAASGTCSRKGPRFWIPLVFAVVAFYCILVPAAGSIPVLLLLQILPGMSTGILFSFATSEAMRGIPAGSKSTAMGMYQAIYALGMTTFPIFTGALVVRAGIQTGYLLLAGIACLCGIGAVVYYKKIAANHGLDS
- a CDS encoding PTS transporter subunit EIIB → MNYNQIAKDIITNVGGSDNIRGLTHCFTRLRFELRDTKKAKKEVIGQLEGVISVVSSMFTPMVPAIAASGLLKGLLTIARITASNHRQRIYRNGGGGLWNFPIGVKVSHRPLRRFCWQT
- a CDS encoding dihydroxyacetone kinase family protein, whose translation is MNQQELIAMLGRISKIMVENRNYLIELDSVVGDSDLGLTMTDGFQAAYDAVSDGSEPDLGKLLYKAGKTMGNKVPSTMGTLMAAGLMRAGKTLKGTTELSGADVADMFEAYEAGVADLGKAKLGDKTFLDGFHPGVQILKAGVEAGVSLEKAFEEAATAAWDGFEHTTTMIAVHGRAATRGEASRSLKDPGAAVAALIMKAAADI
- a CDS encoding dihydroxyacetone kinase subunit DhaK, which translates into the protein MKKLINVPENYVNEMLEGIYLAHPDYVTYTEGDLRCLVTSNKVEGKVGIATGGGSGHLPLFLGYVGKGMLDGCSVGDVFQSPSAEQMLNVTKRIDSGAGVLYIYGNYNGDIFNFDMAAEMADMEEDIHVESVVAGEDVASPKAASGEKNTRRGVAGIFFVYKCAGAAAAAGKDLQEVKRIAEKAAANVRTMGVALTPCTVPRVGHPGFEIGEDEMEIGMGIHGESGIRRGKLETADEITSEMMEKILEDIPYCAGDEVAVLVNGLGATPLDEQYIVARKVNLILEEKGIKVHRYYVGEYVTSIEMAGLSISLLKMDEELKGYLDAPADTPFFKQGIV